One Cydia pomonella isolate Wapato2018A chromosome 14, ilCydPomo1, whole genome shotgun sequence DNA segment encodes these proteins:
- the LOC133525294 gene encoding myelin transcription factor 1-like protein, protein MEKKIQKYKEALTATDPETLSILEQDSVDENFNKSEEVNAHSDKPEDTQEHSQEHEEEEVDIETEEDLPQDILAALGEGGQDDNANYGAEIKPEIVKIINTILTDGMNKEMHESLSKTKIPRNIKLLVPPRLNTEFAGLLNNSMTNRDNLLKDRQQDLGRAIALITETINDLTKKDFDKLQAIKSLSDSIRLLSNLHYNYTQIRRKMIAPFMDKSLTQNLSENKRSEFLYSKLEESVKTSSSLQNFTHNQHSKTQKHTKKLSESQAANRPKPVHAQNKQHKLQTKTIPKQSGFKLQASAQQQQVRSTRRPTTSHHRGGRARYP, encoded by the exons ATGGAAAagaaaatacagaaatacaaagAAGCCTTGACTG CCACTGATCCAGAAACGCTATCAATTTTGGAACAAGATAGTGTGGATGAAAATTTCAATAAGTCAGAAGAAGTTAATGCTCATAGTGACAAACCAGAAGACACCCAAGAACACAGTCAAGAACATGAAGAAGAGGAAGTTGACATTGAGACAGAGGAAGACCTACCTCAAGACATACTAGCTGCCCTCGGAGAAGGAGGACAAGATGACAATGCCAACTATGGAGCTGAAATAAAACCAGAGATTGTTAAGATAATCAATACTATACTAACAGACGGAATGAATAAAGAAATGCATGAATCCTTATCAAAAACTAAGATCCCAAGAAACATCAAACTGTTAGTTCCCCCAAGACTAAATACAGAATTTGCAGGTTTACTCAACAACTCCATGACTAATAGAGACAACTTACTGAAGGATAGGCAGCAAGACCTGGGCAGAGCAATTGCTTTAATTACTGAAACAATTAATGATCTAACCAAGAAAGATTTTGACAAATTGCAGGCAATAAAGTCCCTGAGTGACAGCATAAGATTACTCAGTAACCTGCATTACAATTACACTCAAATTCGCAGAAAAATGATTGCACCATTTATGGATAAGTCATTGACACAAAACCTAAGTGAAAACAAGAGGTCTGAGTTTTTATATTCTAAACTAGAGGAATCAGTAAAAACATCTTCTTCATTGCAGAACTTCACGCACAATCAACATTCTAAAACCCAAAAACACACCAAAAAACTATCAGAATCCCAGGCGGCAAACCGCCCCAAACCAGTACACGCCCAGAACAAACAACATAAATTACAAACCAAGACCATACCAAAGCAATCAGGCTTCAAACTACAAGCCTCAGCGCAACAACAACAAGTGAGGTCAACCCGCCGACCAACAACATCCCATCATCGAGGAGGTCGTGCGAGGTACCCATAA
- the LOC133525008 gene encoding uncharacterized protein LOC133525008, with product MSTYRKLKVKIKESTKTGSGTDDIYKPEWPFYDIMAKFLDDVYKPKMTKTTIMITDESEDDSKDERDESIQNLESSEEQDITFKTPKIIPKKKRKLDETQNRMDEAYTYLKQLGQTSRKDVSSLYCELLAEKLRGLQDDTREVAMLEIDNLVFNLKRREKEQQFHQPSYYSGATAIIPLRPLSPYHSPQDSPSSSSYSPAYQSNPHTPSQAPYIQTIPNPQQSLSIQSAQGSPSFPPPFHSQPSSASQSPVYQSPNPHTPSQAPYIQTIPNPQQSLSIQSPQGSPSFPPPFHSQPSSASQSPVYQSPNPHTPSQAPYIQTIPNPQQSPSIQSPQGSPSFPPPFHSQPSSASQSPAYQSPNPHTPSQAPYTQTIPNPQKSPSTNQTSDNISLKDFYESQNVDFS from the exons ATGTCTACCTACAGAAAGCTGAAAGTTAAAATCAAGGAGTCTACGAAAACGGGTAGTGGCACCGATGATATTTATAAACCGGAATGGCCATTCTACGACATAATGGCAAAATTTTTGGATGACGTATATAAACCAAAAATGACTAAAACTACAATAATG ATAACAGATGAGAGTGAAGATGACAGTAAGGATGAACGTGACGAATCAATCCAAAATTTAGAAAGTAGTGAAGAACAGGACATTACATTCAAAACTCCAAAAATAATCCCAAAGAAAAAAAGGAAACTAGATGAGACTCAAAATCGTATGGATGAAGCATACACTTATCTCAAACAATTAGGCCAAACGTCACGAAAAGATGTATCTTCATTGTATTGTGAATTATTAGCAGAAAAATTGAGGGGTCTACAGGATGACACACGAGAAGTAGCCATGTTAGAAATAGACAATTTGGTGTTTAATCTGAAACGACGAGAAAAAGAACAACAATTTCATCAACCAAGTTATTACTCTGGAGCGACTGCCATCATACCTCTGCGACCCTTGAGCCCCTATCATTCGCCACAGGATTCACCATCGTCTTCATCGTACTCGCCGGCCTACCAGAGCAATCCACATACTCCCTCACAAGCACCATACATTCAAACCATTCCTAATCCACAACAATCGCTAAGTATCCAGTCTGCACAGGGTTCGCCAAGTTTTCCACCTCCATTTCATTCCCAACCATCGTCTGCATCGCAGTCTCCGGTCTACCAGAGCCCCAATCCACATACTCCCTCACAAGCACCATATATTCAAACCATTCCTAATCCACAACAATCGCTAAGTATCCAGTCTCCACAGGGTTCGCCAAGTTTTCCACCTCCATTTCATTCCCAACCATCGTCTGCATCGCAGTCTCCGGTCTACCAGAGCCCCAATCCACATACTCCCTCACAAGCACCATACATTCAAACCATTCCTAATCCACAACAGtcgccaagtatccagtctccaCAGGGTTCGCCAAGTTTTCCACCTCCATTCCATTCCCAACCATCGTCAGCATCGCAGTCTCCGGCCTACCAGAGTCCCAATCCACATACTCCCTCACAAGCACCATACACTCAAACCATACCTAATCCACAAAAATCGCCAAGTACCAATCAGACTTCAGATAATATATCACTAAAAGATTTTTATGAGTCTCAAAATGTAGatttttcttga
- the LOC133525007 gene encoding uncharacterized protein LOC133525007, producing MCDDTERMAACAAAVVLFSGQLLINQAKRKQKKRRWWVSSFNKSRSRYNATDMLSDFVREPSKTFENFCRMSQDDFTFLLNKIGPHISKIDTNMRQCIPTQARFAIALRFLATGDSYKSLSYLFKVSIQTVSRCVDDVCKAIMQELREEIKLPRSSHEWLEIAEEFNGKWNFPHCIGALDGKHCVMQSPIHSGSEYINYKGTFSIVLLALVDADYNFIFVDCGCQGRISDGGVYRNTEFHKKLCRSELDIPQPDFLPSKEEKMPYVFVADSAFALTVNMMKPYAGNHNKGTKERVFNYRLSRARRIVENAFGIMSSVFRVLRKPILLQPDKVTDIVMTCVLLHNFLRRSKKSRQIYTPVGIFDTDHEGVIQPGSWRNDQEGMSSLLPLRSLPRRAAVTAKSVRDKFAEYFVTNGAVSWQNNYS from the exons ATGTGTGATGATACGGAGCGTATGGCTGCGTGTGCAGCCGCTGTGGTTTTATTCAGTGGTCAACTTTTGATAAACCAAGCAAAAAGAAAGCAGAAGAAACGACGCTGGTGGGTGTCGTCATTCAACAAGAGCCGATCAAG ATATAATGCAACTGATATGCTGAGTGATTTTGTACGGGAACCTAGCAAAACATTTGAAAATTTCTGCAGAATGTCTCAAGATGATTTCACATTCCTTCTAAATAAGATTGGTCCTCATATCTCAAAGATTGATACGAACATGAGACAGTGTATACCGACTCAAGCCCGATTTGCTATTGCACTCAGATTTCTGGCTACTGGAGATAGTTACAAAAGCCTCTCATACTTATTTAAGGTTTCAATACAAACAGTCTCAAGATGCGTTGACGACGTCTGCAAAGCCATAATGCAAGAATTAAGGGAAGAAATAAAA cTGCCACGGTCATCACACGAATGGTTGGAGATTGCAGAAGAATTTAATGGCAAGTGGAACTTCCCTCATTGTATAGGGGCACTAGATGGAAAGCATTGCGTGATGCAAAGTCCTATTCACAGTGGATCAGAATATATCAACTATAAAGGAACATTCAGCATTGTACTTTTAGCTTTGGTTGACGCTGACTACAACTTTATTTTTGTGGATTGTGGTTGCCAGGGAAGAATAAGCGACGGTGGTGTGTACAGAAACACGGAGTTCCACAAAAAACTATGTCGTTCTGAACTGGATATACCACAGCCGGATTTTTTACCATCAAAAGAAGAAAAGATGCCCTACGTTTTCGTAGCTGATAGTGCATTTGCCCTAACTGTTAACATGATGAAGCCATATGCTGGGAATCATAACAAAGGAACAAAAGAAAGAGTCTTCAACTATCGCTTGTCAAGAGCTCGACGAATAGTCGAAAACGCTTTCGGAATCATGTCTTCTGTTTTCAGAGTACTAAGGAAACCTATTCTCTTACAACCCGACAAGGTAACGGACATAGTTATGACTTGTGTCTTATTACACAACTTTCTAAGGAGATCTAAAAAATCAAGGCAAATATACACACCAGTGGGCATCTTCGACACTGATCATGAAGGGGTTATTCAACCCGGCTCTTGGCGAAATGACCAAGAAGGAATGAGTTCCCTACTACCACTGAGATCTTTACCAAGAAGAGCTGCTGTTACTGCCAAGAGCGTAAGAGATAAATTTGCTGAATACTTTGTAACTAATGGCGCAGTTTCGTGGCAGAATAACTATTCATAG